A genomic segment from Panthera tigris isolate Pti1 chromosome A1, P.tigris_Pti1_mat1.1, whole genome shotgun sequence encodes:
- the SMIM15 gene encoding small integral membrane protein 15, protein MFDIKAWAEYVVEWAAKDPYGFLTTVILALTPLFLASAVLSWKLAKMIEAREKEQKKKQKRQENIAKAKRLKKD, encoded by the coding sequence ATGTTTGATATAAAGGCTTGGGCTGAGTATGTTGTGGAATGGGCTGCAAAGGACCCGTATGGCTTCCTTACAACAGTTATTTTGGCCCTTACTCCATTGTTTCTAGCAAGTGCTGTACTGTCCTGGAAATTGGCCAAGATGATTGAAGCcagggaaaaggaacaaaagaagaaacaaaaacgtcaagaaaatattgcaaaagcTAAACGACTAAAGAAGGATTGA